A section of the Agrococcus sp. SGAir0287 genome encodes:
- a CDS encoding extracellular solute-binding protein produces MKRMTTIAGAAAAAAVLLAASGCSAGDGDAGSEGGSITWWATQQSSTISSSEAAYQESVDRFTDETGIEVEFEVIPWADLYNRILTAVSSGTGPDVLNIGTTWTGSLHDTGALSTIEGESLEWLGGSDRFVPAVYEAAQVPGETQDAVPFLSNVYSLYYNPTMFEAAGITEPPATWEEFVSVGQQLTLDTDGDGAIDQWGFSGAAANVQQNAHMAFILGQQSGGDFVDDEGSTTLDSPEQVAGVEAYVGLMTDSQIMAPSNAEVDLGADAVDQFINGDAAMILQQNPIEQFASRDFTDWAIAPTPVLDGGEDVQSMIAGTNITVLVDSPNQEQAFSFVEHMTSVEEQAYLASTFGLLPVVTDAYDEPTFADSGDTTIAVRQEAQANASAPFPLVGNIGEIEAAVGNAVREAFQAYATGGDADVAGRLEAANGQVR; encoded by the coding sequence ATGAAGCGCATGACCACCATCGCGGGGGCCGCGGCCGCCGCAGCAGTGCTGCTCGCAGCGAGCGGCTGCTCGGCAGGCGACGGCGACGCCGGCAGCGAGGGCGGCTCGATCACCTGGTGGGCGACCCAGCAGAGCTCGACCATCAGCTCCTCGGAGGCCGCGTACCAGGAGTCCGTCGACCGCTTCACCGACGAGACCGGCATCGAGGTCGAGTTCGAGGTCATCCCGTGGGCCGATCTCTACAACCGCATCCTCACGGCCGTCTCCTCCGGCACCGGCCCCGACGTGCTGAACATCGGCACGACCTGGACCGGCTCGCTGCACGACACCGGCGCGCTCTCGACGATCGAGGGCGAGTCGCTCGAGTGGCTCGGCGGCTCCGACCGCTTCGTGCCGGCCGTGTACGAGGCCGCGCAGGTGCCCGGCGAGACGCAGGACGCCGTGCCCTTCCTCTCGAACGTCTACTCGCTCTACTACAACCCGACCATGTTCGAGGCGGCCGGCATCACGGAGCCGCCTGCGACGTGGGAGGAGTTCGTCTCGGTCGGCCAGCAGCTCACCCTCGACACCGACGGCGACGGCGCGATCGACCAGTGGGGCTTCTCGGGCGCCGCGGCGAACGTGCAGCAGAACGCGCACATGGCGTTCATCCTCGGCCAGCAGAGCGGCGGCGACTTCGTGGACGACGAGGGCAGCACCACGCTCGACAGCCCCGAGCAGGTCGCGGGCGTCGAGGCCTACGTCGGTCTCATGACCGACTCGCAGATCATGGCCCCGTCGAACGCCGAGGTCGACCTCGGCGCCGACGCCGTCGACCAGTTCATCAACGGCGACGCCGCGATGATCCTGCAGCAGAACCCGATCGAGCAGTTCGCCTCGCGCGACTTCACCGACTGGGCCATCGCGCCCACGCCCGTCCTCGACGGCGGCGAGGACGTGCAGTCGATGATCGCCGGCACGAACATCACCGTGCTCGTCGACTCGCCCAACCAGGAGCAGGCGTTCTCGTTCGTCGAGCACATGACGAGCGTCGAGGAGCAGGCGTACCTCGCCTCGACCTTCGGCCTGCTGCCCGTCGTGACCGACGCCTACGACGAGCCCACCTTCGCCGACTCCGGCGACACGACGATCGCCGTGCGCCAGGAGGCGCAGGCCAACGCCTCCGCGCCCTTCCCCCTCGTCGGCAACATCGGCGAGATCGAGGCGGCGGTCGGCAACGCCGTGCGCGAGGCCTTCCAGGCGTACGCGACGGGCGGCGACGCCGACGTCGCCGGCCGCCTCGAGGCCGCGAACGGCCAGGTCCGCTGA
- a CDS encoding carbohydrate ABC transporter permease yields MTTTATRPETTAPQPAPVAPKLPRRGTQQRKDRRLAYLLILPAVLLELLIHIIPMILGVWIAFIELDQRSLRNWLQAPFIGLDNFIRGLDPSSAIGSEFLGSVARTAFYVVLTLGVSWILAMAAAVFLTSSFKGRGLLRTLFLVPYAIPTYVGTLAWGFMLNQRDGVVNQVIVDTLGLTNDRPYWLIGDNSFISLVVVSIWSMWPFAFLMLLAALQNVPTEVYEAASLDGASNWKQFWTITLPMIRHANAALVLILGLWLFNQFNIPYVLFGPQSPAQALLISPLIYQNSFLLWDFGAGGAMSFLLLLALLVVSVFYIRLVLPKGGDLDD; encoded by the coding sequence ATGACCACCACCGCCACTCGCCCCGAGACCACGGCGCCGCAGCCGGCGCCGGTCGCGCCGAAGCTCCCGCGCCGCGGCACCCAGCAGCGCAAGGACCGCAGGCTCGCCTACCTGCTGATCCTCCCCGCCGTCCTCCTCGAGCTGCTCATCCACATCATCCCGATGATCCTCGGCGTGTGGATCGCCTTCATCGAGCTCGACCAGCGGAGCCTGCGCAACTGGCTGCAGGCGCCGTTCATCGGCCTCGACAACTTCATCCGCGGCCTCGACCCCTCGAGCGCCATCGGCTCGGAGTTCCTCGGCTCCGTCGCGCGCACCGCGTTCTACGTCGTGCTGACCCTCGGCGTCTCGTGGATCCTCGCGATGGCGGCGGCCGTGTTCCTCACGTCGAGCTTCAAGGGACGCGGTCTGCTCCGCACGCTCTTCCTCGTGCCGTACGCCATCCCCACCTACGTCGGCACCCTCGCCTGGGGCTTCATGCTCAACCAGCGCGACGGCGTCGTGAACCAGGTCATCGTCGACACACTCGGCCTCACGAACGATCGGCCCTACTGGCTCATCGGCGACAACTCGTTCATCTCGCTCGTCGTCGTGTCGATCTGGTCGATGTGGCCGTTCGCGTTCCTCATGCTGCTCGCGGCGCTGCAGAACGTGCCGACGGAGGTCTACGAGGCCGCGTCCCTCGACGGCGCCTCGAACTGGAAGCAGTTCTGGACGATCACGCTGCCGATGATCCGCCACGCCAACGCGGCGCTCGTGCTCATCCTCGGCCTCTGGCTCTTCAACCAGTTCAACATCCCCTACGTGCTGTTCGGTCCGCAGTCGCCCGCCCAGGCGCTGCTGATCTCGCCGCTCATCTATCAGAACTCGTTCCTGCTGTGGGACTTCGGTGCCGGCGGCGCGATGAGCTTCCTGCTGCTGCTCGCCCTGCTCGTGGTGTCGGTGTTCTACATCCGGCTCGTGCTGCCGAAGGGAGGCGATCTCGATGATTGA